The sequence CCGTCTCATCGGTATGCTATTTTTATCCAACATAAATGCAAATATTGACTCAATTTGGGTTTGAATTTCGTTGGGTTTTACAAATTATGTTTGATTTTCACTTCGATTTTTTATTCAGTCTTAAAATATGGCCAAACCAAAATTTAAATTGAACTGCCAATATCTTAAAGAGGCAAAATGTAGGATCATTTCAGGACCAATTGGTAGTAAAAGAAGGTTcacttaaatttatatttatacatttgtTTCTATCAGTTTTTGATGTGGGACTATTGTGTATTTTCTTAATCGATTATCTCCAACAAAAAATATGAGCAAATAATTTGCTGACATTCATATACGGAGTATAATAGAAGAATAGAAATGAAATTTTTAGTGGCTTTTTAATGTTTATTTGAGTAATAAATATTTCTTTTagagcatatataaatataaatagaaaatATGCTCTAAAATAAATACTCCGTATCAAATTTTAGTAAACTTCATCTACTTTATCCCTGAGAGGCTGAGAGATAAATATAATTGTGTTAATAACTATAGTTGTTGTTTCTAATTTTGAAGGGGTGGAATATATAGTTTCTGATACCATCTTTGAAACGTTGCCACCTGAAGAACAAAAGTTGTGGCACTCTCATGCTTACGAGGTTATTTTATTATCACTCATGACCTCCTACCTTCATTCTCCAGTATAAATCAATCTATATAaagtataattaattattaatggaACATATGAATATTAAAATTATTGAGTTGTTGATTAAAATTTGTTTGTTTCAGATCAAATCTGGCATCTGGGTGCATCCAAGAATGCCAGATATGCTTGTCATGCCTGAACTAAAGAACCTAGCCAAGACATATGGCAAGTTTTGGTGCACATGGCAAACAGACGAAGGTAATTTAAGGCCACACTTATAAAAATAGTCATATACTTTATATTCAACAACATTGCATTTGCTTGTATGTGTATAAAATGGACATTCATACATCATTATCCCTGTATTTATTAATGGCTCATTTTGAAGGTGACATGCTTCCATTGGGGCCTCCATCATTGATGATGTCACCACAAGCGGAGGGTGAGGGTGTCGTTAATCCGGAGTTGATTAAAAAGAGAGATGACAACTACAATATATCCAAGGATGATGTGATGAATTCGAGGATCGAAATTCCAGAGCCAGAGTGGATAAACCCTATGGCTGATTACTGGAGACAACATAATAAGTGTTTTGAAATAGACATACAAAGCATCGAGATGAAGAAATTGAAACCGACTAGTTTTCCATGAAGAAACCGAAACAGACTACTTTTATTTTTTCAAGAAAATAATAGTTAGACTTGTATAAGGATATGATTCAATCTCTTTGTAGATCTCGTTGGTTGAAATAATAAATTGGCAATAATAATCAGGTGTTAGTTGAATCAAGGGCCGAATGGTCCGAAAAGGCCGGTAACATAAGTtacccaatttgacaatcaaggtaaccctcaAATCGCATAAGTCTACCCTCAAATCGCATAAGTCTGAAAaggatttcaattttatttttcCTCAAGAAAAGGATTGcatgttcaaaaattttaaaattggggTAATCTTTACACGTTTGGTCCCGAAATTACTTAAATATTATACCCATCGTCCTCTTCATTATCTTCACCCTTTTCATGTGTTTTATTTCAGATATGGCTACTGAATTCGTCTCAAAATCAATTTCAGCATCAGTTTGGAGTATCAAATCCACGAAATCAAACAACATGTATTTCATATCTGAGATCCAAATTAACGAATCTCGTCATCATCATATTCATTTCAGATCTGGAATGAATTAACAAAAAGTAAAATTGTAGATCTGTTAGGATTCATTTCATGAATCTCTCTGCAAATTTTCAGACTCTGATTCGTTATATTGAaaatgaattttgaagtcaaagcttGGGGTTTAAAAGACAAACTATTCTTCATTCATCAAATTGAAGAATTATATGTCGTTTTTGGACATGAATCTGACTAACGAACGTTAGGATGAAGGAATCTTCATCTTAAAACTTCATCTTAAAACATCTAGTTCATGATTTTGGATCTTGAGTAAAAAAAAAACAACCTTAAGCTGTAAGTAATTTGCAATCTCCATtgcatatcaatatctatatttatgttaAATGCACTAATAAGACAGATTACTAGTTGATGATTATCTATATTTATGTTAAATGCACTAATAAGACAGATTACTAGTTGATGATTGAAACTTTAACTTGTTAGATAAGCTGTTAATGTAAAATCATCATAAAAAGGATTATGGTTAAAAATTCTAAGTAACTTCAAGGACCAAACGTGTATTTTTGTCTAACGATCGTTAATGAAATTGACTAAGATTAttccaattttaaaatttttgaacacgcaatccttttcttgaggaaaaataaaattgaaatcatTTTCGAGCTTAT comes from Rutidosis leptorrhynchoides isolate AG116_Rl617_1_P2 chromosome 4, CSIRO_AGI_Rlap_v1, whole genome shotgun sequence and encodes:
- the LOC139845479 gene encoding oil body-associated protein 2C, producing the protein MGQQILNKGSELLQSFKPINKMSQHVCTFGLYSHDMTRQIETHHFVTRLTNDFLQAAVYDSDQPNARLIGVEYIVSDTIFETLPPEEQKLWHSHAYEIKSGIWVHPRMPDMLVMPELKNLAKTYGKFWCTWQTDEGDMLPLGPPSLMMSPQAEGEGVVNPELIKKRDDNYNISKDDVMNSRIEIPEPEWINPMADYWRQHNKCFEIDIQSIEMKKLKPTSFP